The following are encoded in a window of Flavobacterium sp. WC2421 genomic DNA:
- a CDS encoding carboxypeptidase regulatory-like domain-containing protein gives MKNIYIKLSLSLLILFFSCSEEKISGEDFGTVNGRVVSAVTFEPLENVKVFSNPSSSIVFTDSDGRFSIPKIKVGQYSFEAQKDNYLAKFESGTVNINSTTDLVFELKLATTNNKPPTTPALVTPADNAVNQNLELNLSWTDTDPENDALTYEITLRNDANTDVVVYSNVAQPSYNLKNLTYNTKYYWQVSASDGINPVVLSAVHTFTTLALPNARFLFVKNINDNNVIYSGNDSGDQLQITNSATNSWRPRKNTQSKKIAFIRSSGSQNHIYTMNPDGSGVFKVTNAVPIAGFNSEFINFSWNASGSQIIYPYFDKLYRINKDGSGLTKMYQTPDGRFISECDWSTDGAKIALKINNASGYNAEIRVINTSGTVINQVLSGIDGALGGLNFSVTGQKLIFTRDISGYENANYRQLDTRIYEYVFSTGITTDIGLDKPTGTLDLDVRYSPSESEYIFVNTSNDGLSTKNIVKQVPSSNSTVAARTILFSNASMPDWE, from the coding sequence ATGAAAAATATATATATAAAACTAAGCCTGTCTCTTTTAATTCTTTTCTTTTCTTGTAGTGAGGAAAAAATTTCAGGAGAAGATTTTGGGACAGTTAATGGAAGAGTAGTGAGCGCAGTGACATTTGAACCTTTAGAGAATGTAAAGGTTTTTTCAAATCCAAGTTCAAGTATTGTTTTTACAGATAGTGATGGTCGTTTTTCTATTCCTAAAATTAAAGTAGGGCAATACTCCTTTGAAGCTCAAAAAGACAATTATCTAGCTAAATTTGAATCAGGAACAGTAAATATTAATAGCACAACAGATCTAGTATTCGAACTCAAATTAGCAACCACCAATAACAAACCTCCAACAACTCCTGCACTAGTCACTCCAGCGGACAATGCTGTAAATCAAAATTTAGAATTGAATTTAAGTTGGACTGACACTGATCCTGAAAATGACGCATTAACCTATGAAATTACATTAAGAAATGATGCGAATACTGATGTTGTTGTTTACTCTAATGTTGCTCAACCCAGTTACAACTTAAAAAATCTAACCTACAATACCAAATATTATTGGCAAGTATCAGCTTCAGACGGAATAAACCCAGTAGTATTGAGTGCGGTACATACATTTACTACATTGGCTTTACCTAATGCTCGATTTTTATTTGTAAAAAATATAAATGACAATAACGTAATTTATTCAGGTAATGATTCAGGCGATCAATTACAAATTACCAATTCTGCTACCAATAGTTGGAGGCCTAGAAAAAATACACAATCTAAAAAAATTGCTTTTATTAGATCAAGTGGGTCACAAAATCATATTTACACTATGAATCCGGATGGATCTGGAGTTTTTAAAGTGACGAATGCCGTTCCCATTGCAGGATTTAATTCGGAGTTTATAAATTTCTCTTGGAATGCATCAGGAAGTCAAATTATCTATCCTTATTTTGATAAATTATATCGGATAAATAAAGATGGAAGTGGCTTAACTAAAATGTATCAAACTCCTGACGGAAGATTTATTTCGGAATGTGACTGGAGTACTGATGGTGCAAAAATTGCTTTGAAAATTAATAATGCGAGTGGTTATAATGCAGAAATACGGGTTATTAATACTTCCGGAACGGTAATAAATCAAGTTTTATCTGGAATTGATGGCGCTTTAGGAGGACTGAATTTTTCAGTAACTGGGCAAAAATTAATTTTCACGAGAGATATTTCAGGTTATGAAAATGCCAATTATCGACAGCTAGACACTAGGATTTATGAGTATGTCTTTAGTACTGGGATAACTACTGATATTGGATTAGATAAACCTACAGGTACTTTAGATTTGGACGTGCGATATTCTCCAAGCGAGTCGGAATACATTTTTGTAAATACATCCAATGATGGCTTATCAACAAAAAACATAGTAAAACAAGTTCCTTCTAGTAATAGTACTGTTGCGGCAAGAACAATACTTTTTTCCAACGCGAGTATGCCGGATTGGGAATAA